The segment GGGGAAAGATGACGGCAGCACAAATGCTGGCCCATTGCAAAGAAGCCTACAAAGTTCCACTTACCAGTAAAAAATTAAAGCGACTGCCCATCAGTTATATCGGCTGGATATTCCGTCCTGTTTTATACAATTCCAGGCCTTACCGAAAAAGTTTACCTACCGCTCCCAACTTTATCATTAAAGATGATCGTGATTTTGAAAAAGAAAAAGCAGAAATGCTTTCGATCGTTAAAGCGTTTCATGAAAGAGGTGTAACAGGCATTGGTGATAAAATGCATCCAACTTTTGGACCTATGAAAGCGGAGCAATGGGGCAAGAGCATGTGGAAACACCTTGATCATCATCTGCGGCAGTTTGGAGTGTAATCCATTTGCATTATTTTGCGGCACATTCAACTCACAATCAAACCAACCATATACCATGGCCCAAAAGCAACTCTCAGAAATGACCGAAGATGAATTAAAGAAAAATGTAAAGCTGATGACAATTGCAGTAACGGTTATTATTGTTTCCATTATTATCATGTTGATCTCTACAGTATACACTTATACAAAAAAAGGGTTCACAGCTACTGCTATTTTACCTTTTGCATTTCTGCCGATTGCAATCATCAACTTCATGAATCTGAAAAAAATAAAGGCGGAGTTGGATTCAAGAAAGTAATAAATCAAGTATCACATAACTAAAACAACAAAGGGAGCTTCTCACGAAACTCCCTTTTCTTTATTCATATGGGTCAATATGCTATAGTCCTTTTAATGTTTCCAAACGTTCCCATCTGCTCACCTTTGCATCCTGCGCCTGTTCCATAAAGCGTGCTGCTAATTCAGGATCTTTTGCTTTAATGATATTGAAACGGTTCTCATGATACATGAACTCAGCCAGATCAAGTGAAGGATCTTTCGAATCTACCACAAAGCGCTGTCCCCTTGGTTTCATCGGATTGTAATGGAACAAAGGCCAGTAACCGCTCTTCACTGCAAAATCCTGTTCTTCTGCTCCATGAGCCATATCAATACCATGCGCAATACAATGACTGTAAGCAATGATCAACGATGGACCGGGATATGCTTCCGCTTCAAGAATTGTCCGGATGGTATGCATATCATTTCCACCCATCGCAATCTGTGCAACATAAGCTGTGCCATGTGCAATGGCCTGCATCGCCAGATCTTTCTTACCGGTTGTTTTACCGTTTACGCTAAACTTTGCACTGGAGCCTAATGGTGTTGATTTTGATTTTTGTCCACCCGTGTTACTGTACACTTCTGTATCCAATACCATGATGTTTACATTTTCGCCTGTGCTCAACACATGATCCAATCCACCATAACCAATATCATAAGCCCAGCCATCACCACCAATGATCCAGATCGATTTCTCTTCCAAGAAATCTGCCAGGTGGAACAGATTCAAAGCAGCCATTGAACGTTCACCGCTCAACCTGCGTTTTAAATCTTTTACCAGTTCATGTTTCTCCAGTAAAGCAGCTTCTGTTGTACCGCTGTTGTTAATAATTTTATCAACCAGCTCTTCGCCGATCATCGGACGTAATTCATCCATCAGCTGCAACGCCATTTCATGTTTCTTGCTGCTTGCCATACTGATACCTAACCCAAACTCGGCATTATCTTCAAACAAACTGTTGGCCCAAGCTGGTCCTACACCTTCTTTATTTTTTGTCCACGGTGTAGTTGGTAAGTTACCGCCGAAGATGGATGAACAACCTGTTGCATTCGCAACAATCATGCGTTCACCAAACAATTGAGTTAAGAGTTTTAAATAAGGAGTTTCCCCACAACCGGCACATGCACCACTGAATTCAAATAAGGGTTGAAAGAACTGTGAACCTTTCACCGTATTCTTATTTACTCTTGTGCGATCTACTTCAGGTAGTGTTAAGAAATAATCCCAGTTTTCTTTTTCCTGTTCCTGGATTCCTGTTTTATCCATCATGTTGATGGCTTTATGACCGGGATCTGTTTTGCTGGTGATCGGACAGAACTCAACACACAATGTACAACCGGTGCAATCTTCTGTTGATACCTGCAACGTGTATGCTTCAGTTTCTTTATTCCATTCTTTGCCTATCGGATCAACATGTTTGAAACCTGCTGGCGCTTCAGTCAATAATGTTTTATCATACACTTTCGGACGAATCGCTGCATGCGGACAAATCATAAAACATTTACCACACTGTGTACACAACGATGTATCCCAAACCGGTACTGCATCTGCAATATTTCGTTTTTCCCATTTGGTGGTACCACTTGGGAACGTGCCATCGATCGGGAACGCACTCACAGGTAACTCATCACCTTCACCTGCAATAATTTTACCCAACACTTCTTTTACAAAATCAGGAGCAGTATCAGAAACAGTATCACCAATTGGTCTGTTTCCAACTACATATTTCGAATAATCAACTTCATATAAATTCGCCAGTGTTTGATCTACTGCTTCGTAGTTCTTTTGTACCACTGCTTCACCTTTCTTCCAATACGTATCGTAAATAGCTTCTTTAATTTTTGCAATGGCTTCTTCTCTTGGCAATACATTACTGATAGCAAAGAAACAGGTTTGCAGAATGGTGTTGATACGGTTACCCATACCGGCTTCTTTCGCTACGGTGTATGCGTTAATGCCATAGAACTTTAATTTCTTGTGAATAATCTCTTCCTGTATTTTCTTTGGCAACATACCCCACAACTCATCTTT is part of the Lacibacter sediminis genome and harbors:
- a CDS encoding DUF1569 domain-containing protein, whose amino-acid sequence is MEVKNLFDQQAYEEIMIRLQNLTATSERQWGKMTAAQMLAHCKEAYKVPLTSKKLKRLPISYIGWIFRPVLYNSRPYRKSLPTAPNFIIKDDRDFEKEKAEMLSIVKAFHERGVTGIGDKMHPTFGPMKAEQWGKSMWKHLDHHLRQFGV
- a CDS encoding redox-active disulfide protein 2 is translated as MAQKQLSEMTEDELKKNVKLMTIAVTVIIVSIIIMLISTVYTYTKKGFTATAILPFAFLPIAIINFMNLKKIKAELDSRK
- the nifJ gene encoding pyruvate:ferredoxin (flavodoxin) oxidoreductase translates to MEATTNPVAQDKALYEVMDGNEAAAYIAYKCNEVCAIYPITPSSTMGEWADEWSAKGMKNIFGTVPRIMEMQSEAGAAGAIHGALQGGALASTFTASQGLLLMIPNMYKIAGELTPTVFHIAARSLATHALSIFGDHSDVMAVRSTGFAMLFGNNPQEVMDMALIAQSATLKARVPFLNIFDGFRTSHELNEVEVIPDEIIEQMMDMEAIHAHRNRALNPNNPSIRGTAQNPDVFFQNREAANTYHANVPSIVQSTMDEFAKLTGRQYNLYEYYGHAHPDRVIIIMGSGAGAVKETVDYLNERGSHVGMIVVRLFRPLDVQAFINTIPKSVVSIAVLDRSKEPNGIGEALYMNVVNALNEAQENHHAHVIGGRYGLSSKEFTPAMVKAVFRELKKDKPKNHFTIGIDDDVTHTSLEYDKTFNLETQHKFRGLFFGLGADGTVSANKNSIKIIGDKTNDHVQGYFVYDSKKSGSLTVSHLRFGENPIHSTYLVQSANFVACHHFNYLTKYDILKDAEEGAVFLLNAPYEKDELWGMLPKKIQEEIIHKKLKFYGINAYTVAKEAGMGNRINTILQTCFFAISNVLPREEAIAKIKEAIYDTYWKKGEAVVQKNYEAVDQTLANLYEVDYSKYVVGNRPIGDTVSDTAPDFVKEVLGKIIAGEGDELPVSAFPIDGTFPSGTTKWEKRNIADAVPVWDTSLCTQCGKCFMICPHAAIRPKVYDKTLLTEAPAGFKHVDPIGKEWNKETEAYTLQVSTEDCTGCTLCVEFCPITSKTDPGHKAINMMDKTGIQEQEKENWDYFLTLPEVDRTRVNKNTVKGSQFFQPLFEFSGACAGCGETPYLKLLTQLFGERMIVANATGCSSIFGGNLPTTPWTKNKEGVGPAWANSLFEDNAEFGLGISMASSKKHEMALQLMDELRPMIGEELVDKIINNSGTTEAALLEKHELVKDLKRRLSGERSMAALNLFHLADFLEEKSIWIIGGDGWAYDIGYGGLDHVLSTGENVNIMVLDTEVYSNTGGQKSKSTPLGSSAKFSVNGKTTGKKDLAMQAIAHGTAYVAQIAMGGNDMHTIRTILEAEAYPGPSLIIAYSHCIAHGIDMAHGAEEQDFAVKSGYWPLFHYNPMKPRGQRFVVDSKDPSLDLAEFMYHENRFNIIKAKDPELAARFMEQAQDAKVSRWERLETLKGL